From Acinonyx jubatus isolate Ajub_Pintada_27869175 chromosome F2, VMU_Ajub_asm_v1.0, whole genome shotgun sequence, the proteins below share one genomic window:
- the ADHFE1 gene encoding hydroxyacid-oxoacid transhydrogenase, mitochondrial isoform X2: MAAATRARVAHLLRQLQRAACQCPTHSHTYSQALGLAPSGKTTDYAFEMAVSNIRYGAGVTKEVGMDLQNMGAKNVCLMTDKNLSQLPPVQMVMDSLVKNGINFKMYDNVRVEPTDRSFMEAIEFAKKGVFDAYVAVGGGSTMDTCKAANLYASSPHSDFLDYVNAPIGMGKPVSVPLKPLIAVPTTSGTGSETTGVAIFDYEHLKVKTGIASRAIKPTLGLIDPLHTLHMPDRVVANSGFDVLCHALESYTALPYHMRSPCPSNPITRPAYQGSNPVSDIWAVHALRIVAKYLKRAVRNPDDLEARSNMHLASAFAGIGFGNAGVHLCHGMSYPISGLVKTYKAKDYNVDHPLVPHGLSVVLTSPAVFTFTAQMSPERHLETAEILGADTRTARIPDAGPILADTLRKFLFDLDVDDGLAAIGYSKADIPALVKGTLPQERVTKLAPRPQSEEDLSVLFEASMKLY, from the exons ATGGCTGCAGCCACACGTGCCCGGGTCGCGCACTTGTTGAGGCAACTGCAGCGAGCAGC atgCCAGTGCCCTACTCATTCTCATACTTACTCCCAag CTCTTGGACTTGCACCTTCTGGGAAAACAACAGATTATGCCTTTGAG atggccGTTTCAAATATTAGATATGGAGCAGGAGTTACAAAGGAAGTGGGAATG gACCTACAAAATATGGGtgctaaaaatgtttgtttgatgACAGACAAGAACctctcccagctccctcctgtACAAATGGTTATGGATTCCCTAGTGAAGAATGGCATAAATTTTAAGATGTATGATAATGTGAGAGTGGAACCAACTGATAGAAG CTTCATGGAAGCTATTGAGTTTGCCAAAAAGGGAGTTTTTGATGCCTACGTTGCTGTCGGTGGTGGCTCCACCATGGACACCTGTAAAGCTGCTAATCTGTATGCATCTAGCCCTCACTCTGATTTCCTAGATTATGTCAATGCCCCCATTGGGATGGGAAAGCCTGTGTCTGTGCCTCTTAAGCCTCTGATTGCAG TCCCAACCACCTCAGGAACTGGGAGTGAAACTACAGGAGTTGCCATCTTTGACTACGAACACTTGAAAGTAAAAACTG GCATTGCTTCCAGAGCCATCAAACCCACGCTGGGACTGATTGATCCTCTGCACACCCTGCACATGCCTGACCGGGTGGTCGCCAACAGTGGCTTCGATGTGCTTTG CCATGCCCTGGAGTCCTACACTGCCCTTCCCTACCACATGCGGAGCCCCTGCCCTTCAAATCCCATCACCCGGCCAGCATACCAGGGCAGCAACCCAGTCAGTGACATTTGGGCTGTCCATGCACTACGGATCGTCGCTAAGTATCTGAAGAG GGCTGTCAGAAATCCTGATGATCTTGAAGCAAGGTCTAATATGCACTTGGCAAGTGCTTTTGCTGGCATTGGCTTTGGAAATGCTGGTGTTCATCTGTG ccATGGAATGTCCTACCCAATTTCAGGCTTAGTGAAGACATACAAAGCAAAAGATTATAATGTGGATCACCCACTGGTG CCTCATGGCCTTTCTGTGGTACTCACCTCCCCAGCAGTGTTCACTTTCACAGCACAGATGTCTCCTGAACGGCACCTGGAAACGGCAGAAATATTGG GAGCTGACACCCGCACTGCCAGGATCCCAGACGCTGGGCCTATTTTGGCAGACACGCTCCGGAAATTCTTATTCGATCTGGATGTTGATGATGGCCTAGCTGCCATTGGTTACTCCAAGGCTGATATCCCTGCGTTAGTGAAAGGAACGCTGCCCCAG
- the ADHFE1 gene encoding hydroxyacid-oxoacid transhydrogenase, mitochondrial isoform X1, whose product MAAATRARVAHLLRQLQRAACQCPTHSHTYSQALGLAPSGKTTDYAFEMAVSNIRYGAGVTKEVGMDLQNMGAKNVCLMTDKNLSQLPPVQMVMDSLVKNGINFKMYDNVRVEPTDRSFMEAIEFAKKGVFDAYVAVGGGSTMDTCKAANLYASSPHSDFLDYVNAPIGMGKPVSVPLKPLIAVPTTSGTGSETTGVAIFDYEHLKVKTEPLLKIPVLGIASRAIKPTLGLIDPLHTLHMPDRVVANSGFDVLCHALESYTALPYHMRSPCPSNPITRPAYQGSNPVSDIWAVHALRIVAKYLKRAVRNPDDLEARSNMHLASAFAGIGFGNAGVHLCHGMSYPISGLVKTYKAKDYNVDHPLVPHGLSVVLTSPAVFTFTAQMSPERHLETAEILGADTRTARIPDAGPILADTLRKFLFDLDVDDGLAAIGYSKADIPALVKGTLPQERVTKLAPRPQSEEDLSVLFEASMKLY is encoded by the exons ATGGCTGCAGCCACACGTGCCCGGGTCGCGCACTTGTTGAGGCAACTGCAGCGAGCAGC atgCCAGTGCCCTACTCATTCTCATACTTACTCCCAag CTCTTGGACTTGCACCTTCTGGGAAAACAACAGATTATGCCTTTGAG atggccGTTTCAAATATTAGATATGGAGCAGGAGTTACAAAGGAAGTGGGAATG gACCTACAAAATATGGGtgctaaaaatgtttgtttgatgACAGACAAGAACctctcccagctccctcctgtACAAATGGTTATGGATTCCCTAGTGAAGAATGGCATAAATTTTAAGATGTATGATAATGTGAGAGTGGAACCAACTGATAGAAG CTTCATGGAAGCTATTGAGTTTGCCAAAAAGGGAGTTTTTGATGCCTACGTTGCTGTCGGTGGTGGCTCCACCATGGACACCTGTAAAGCTGCTAATCTGTATGCATCTAGCCCTCACTCTGATTTCCTAGATTATGTCAATGCCCCCATTGGGATGGGAAAGCCTGTGTCTGTGCCTCTTAAGCCTCTGATTGCAG TCCCAACCACCTCAGGAACTGGGAGTGAAACTACAGGAGTTGCCATCTTTGACTACGAACACTTGAAAGTAAAAACTG AGCCTCTATTGAAAATCCCTGTCTTAGGCATTGCTTCCAGAGCCATCAAACCCACGCTGGGACTGATTGATCCTCTGCACACCCTGCACATGCCTGACCGGGTGGTCGCCAACAGTGGCTTCGATGTGCTTTG CCATGCCCTGGAGTCCTACACTGCCCTTCCCTACCACATGCGGAGCCCCTGCCCTTCAAATCCCATCACCCGGCCAGCATACCAGGGCAGCAACCCAGTCAGTGACATTTGGGCTGTCCATGCACTACGGATCGTCGCTAAGTATCTGAAGAG GGCTGTCAGAAATCCTGATGATCTTGAAGCAAGGTCTAATATGCACTTGGCAAGTGCTTTTGCTGGCATTGGCTTTGGAAATGCTGGTGTTCATCTGTG ccATGGAATGTCCTACCCAATTTCAGGCTTAGTGAAGACATACAAAGCAAAAGATTATAATGTGGATCACCCACTGGTG CCTCATGGCCTTTCTGTGGTACTCACCTCCCCAGCAGTGTTCACTTTCACAGCACAGATGTCTCCTGAACGGCACCTGGAAACGGCAGAAATATTGG GAGCTGACACCCGCACTGCCAGGATCCCAGACGCTGGGCCTATTTTGGCAGACACGCTCCGGAAATTCTTATTCGATCTGGATGTTGATGATGGCCTAGCTGCCATTGGTTACTCCAAGGCTGATATCCCTGCGTTAGTGAAAGGAACGCTGCCCCAG
- the ADHFE1 gene encoding hydroxyacid-oxoacid transhydrogenase, mitochondrial isoform X3, protein MAVSNIRYGAGVTKEVGMDLQNMGAKNVCLMTDKNLSQLPPVQMVMDSLVKNGINFKMYDNVRVEPTDRSFMEAIEFAKKGVFDAYVAVGGGSTMDTCKAANLYASSPHSDFLDYVNAPIGMGKPVSVPLKPLIAVPTTSGTGSETTGVAIFDYEHLKVKTEPLLKIPVLGIASRAIKPTLGLIDPLHTLHMPDRVVANSGFDVLCHALESYTALPYHMRSPCPSNPITRPAYQGSNPVSDIWAVHALRIVAKYLKRAVRNPDDLEARSNMHLASAFAGIGFGNAGVHLCHGMSYPISGLVKTYKAKDYNVDHPLVPHGLSVVLTSPAVFTFTAQMSPERHLETAEILGADTRTARIPDAGPILADTLRKFLFDLDVDDGLAAIGYSKADIPALVKGTLPQERVTKLAPRPQSEEDLSVLFEASMKLY, encoded by the exons atggccGTTTCAAATATTAGATATGGAGCAGGAGTTACAAAGGAAGTGGGAATG gACCTACAAAATATGGGtgctaaaaatgtttgtttgatgACAGACAAGAACctctcccagctccctcctgtACAAATGGTTATGGATTCCCTAGTGAAGAATGGCATAAATTTTAAGATGTATGATAATGTGAGAGTGGAACCAACTGATAGAAG CTTCATGGAAGCTATTGAGTTTGCCAAAAAGGGAGTTTTTGATGCCTACGTTGCTGTCGGTGGTGGCTCCACCATGGACACCTGTAAAGCTGCTAATCTGTATGCATCTAGCCCTCACTCTGATTTCCTAGATTATGTCAATGCCCCCATTGGGATGGGAAAGCCTGTGTCTGTGCCTCTTAAGCCTCTGATTGCAG TCCCAACCACCTCAGGAACTGGGAGTGAAACTACAGGAGTTGCCATCTTTGACTACGAACACTTGAAAGTAAAAACTG AGCCTCTATTGAAAATCCCTGTCTTAGGCATTGCTTCCAGAGCCATCAAACCCACGCTGGGACTGATTGATCCTCTGCACACCCTGCACATGCCTGACCGGGTGGTCGCCAACAGTGGCTTCGATGTGCTTTG CCATGCCCTGGAGTCCTACACTGCCCTTCCCTACCACATGCGGAGCCCCTGCCCTTCAAATCCCATCACCCGGCCAGCATACCAGGGCAGCAACCCAGTCAGTGACATTTGGGCTGTCCATGCACTACGGATCGTCGCTAAGTATCTGAAGAG GGCTGTCAGAAATCCTGATGATCTTGAAGCAAGGTCTAATATGCACTTGGCAAGTGCTTTTGCTGGCATTGGCTTTGGAAATGCTGGTGTTCATCTGTG ccATGGAATGTCCTACCCAATTTCAGGCTTAGTGAAGACATACAAAGCAAAAGATTATAATGTGGATCACCCACTGGTG CCTCATGGCCTTTCTGTGGTACTCACCTCCCCAGCAGTGTTCACTTTCACAGCACAGATGTCTCCTGAACGGCACCTGGAAACGGCAGAAATATTGG GAGCTGACACCCGCACTGCCAGGATCCCAGACGCTGGGCCTATTTTGGCAGACACGCTCCGGAAATTCTTATTCGATCTGGATGTTGATGATGGCCTAGCTGCCATTGGTTACTCCAAGGCTGATATCCCTGCGTTAGTGAAAGGAACGCTGCCCCAG
- the RRS1 gene encoding ribosome biogenesis regulatory protein homolog yields MEGQNVEELLAKAERDEAEKLQRITVHKELELEFDLGNLLASDRNPPTELRRAGPSPEAELQALARDNTQLLINQLWQLPTERVEEALVARLPEPTTRLPREKPVPRPRPLTRWQQFARLKGIRPKKKTNLVWDEVSGQWRRRWGYQRARDDTKEWLIEVPGGADPLEDQFAKRIQAKKERVAKNELNRLRNLARAHKMQLPSTAGMHPTGHQSKEELGRAMQVAKVSTASVGRFQERLPKEKAPRGSGKKRKFQPLFGDFAAEKKSQLELLRVMNSKKPQLDVTRATNKQMREEDQEEAAKRRKMSQKGKRKGGRQGAGGQRKGGPPSQGGKRKGGLGGKVNSGPPRLGGKRKGGQHQRGKRRK; encoded by the coding sequence ATGGAGGGCCAGAACGTGGAGGAGCTGCTGGCAAAGGCTGAGCGGGACGAGGCAGAGAAGCTGCAGCGCATCACAGTGCACAAGGAACTGGAGCTGGAGTTCGACCTGGGTAACCTGCTGGCCTCGGACCGGAACCCCCCAACGGAGCTGCGGCGCGCGGGACCCTCGCCGGAGGCCGAGCTGCAGGCCCTGGCGCGGGACAACACGCAGCTGCTCATCAACCAGCTGTGGCAGCTGCCCACGGAGCGCGTAGAGGAAGCGCTGGTTGCGCGGCTTCCGGAGCCCACCACTCGCCTGCCGCGCGAGAAGCCGGTGCCCCGGCCACGGCCGCTTACACGCTGGCAGCAGTTCGCGCGCCTGAAGGGCATCCGTCCCAAGAAGAAGACCAATCTGGTGTGGGACGAGGTGAGTGGCCAGTGGCGACGCCGCTGGGGCTACCAGCGCGCTCGCGACGACACCAAGGAGTGGTTGATCGAGGTGCCCGGCGGTGCCGACCCCTTGGAGGACCAGTTCGCCAAGCGGATCCAGGCTAAGAAGGAACGGGTGGCCAAAAATGAGCTGAACCGGCTGCGTAACCTGGCCCGCGCGCACAAGATGCAGCTGCCCAGCACGGCGGGCATGCACCCTACGGGACACCAGAGTAAGGAGGAACTGGGCCGCGCCATGCAGGTGGCCAAGGTTTCCACTGCCTCTGTGGGGCGCTTCCAAGAGCGCTTACCCAAGGAGAAGGCGCCCCGGGGCTCCGGCAAAAAGAGGAAGTTTCAGCCCCTTTTCGGGGATTTTGCAGCCGAGAAAAAGAGCCAGTTGGAGCTGCTGCGTGTGATGAATAGCAAAAAGCCTCAGCTGGACGTGACGAGGGCCACCAATAAACAGATGAGGGAGGAGGACCAGGAGGAGGCGGccaagaggaggaaaatgagccAGAAGGGCAAGAGAAAGGGGGGCCGGCAGGGTGCTGGCGGCCAGAGGAAAGGTGGCCCGCCcagccagggagggaagaggaaagggggcTTGGGAGGCAAGGTGAATTCCGGGCCGCCTCGCTTGGGTGGCAAGAGGAAAGGAGGACAACaccaaagaggaaagagaaggaagtaa